Below is a genomic region from Mustela lutreola isolate mMusLut2 chromosome 1, mMusLut2.pri, whole genome shotgun sequence.
tccaggtTCTTCGGAGGACCACGGAGCATCGGACCCGATGCGGGCGCCTTGTCTTCGACTGCACCACCCTTCTCCTCTACCTTCTGGGTCTCCTGTGCCCAGACAGCCCTGAAGGGCAAGGTCGGGGGCTGGACTGGACTCTATCCCAGCATCTTTGTGTTAAAATCTCCCAGGTTTCTCatggttctgtttcttttccaagactgggttttgttttgtttaatattttatgtatttatttgacaatgagagagcacaaataggccgagaggcaggcagaaggagagggagaagcaggctccccgctgagcagagaacctgatgcagggctcgatctcaggaccctgagatgatgacctgagccaaaggcagatgcataacctgctgagccacccaggcaccccaccaagaCTGGGTTTTGAGGTTTATGTCTTGCATGGTCTGCCAGACACAGAGGAACTGGAGCAGATGATGAAGGGGGAGATGCAGGTTCCAGAAAACCCTCACTCTAAGGACTGTCTCATAGACAGTGTTGACAGGATAGTAGATAAGGAGAAGACTCCTACAGGAAGGTCATCAAAACAGAAAGCAGCTCTCTAGTCTTTGCCAACTTGTACCTAACTGGATCAGACAGTTATGCCCATTTTGTTAACGGGAACTTCTGTGCTTGCAAAAGGAAGACCACCAAATCCCACTGAATTTCTAgcattgtatctttttttaaaaaaaataaggcacagaaacaagatgggatgaggagggagacaaaccataagagactctaatctcgcaaaacaaactgagggttgctggggggagtgggtatagaaaggggggtggggttacggacattggggagggtatgtgctacggtgagcgctgtgaagtgtgtaagcttgatgactcacagacctgtacccctggggcaaatgatatattatacgttaataaaaattattaaaaacaataaaaacaaggcACAGTTTGAAGATCGAAACTGACTTACTGGTAAGAATGGAAAAATTTGGTTCCTACTGTAGATTTACATGAGTAAGAGGCAGCTTTCATTACCATgagttttcccttttttggaaGTATAAACCTTTCAGGACAATAGGACTTATTTACAGAACTACAGAAGAATACAtagtttccttattttcatttaatcACCATACTTACTTAATGAGTGTATTCTGTATGATTTTTTCTTCTCAGattgtctttaattttgtttttaaaatgacctCCAAAATAAACTGTTAAAATGCCTTTTTTAGAAAgccatagtaattaaaacagtgggtcttggcataaaaacagacatgtaaatcaatggaacagaaaatagCCCAGAAATATACTCACACATACATGGTCACTTAATTTGatgacaaagaagccaagaatgtACAATGTGGAAAGGacggtcttttaaaaaatggtgctgggaaaactggacagccacatgcagaagaataaaactggaccattacTTTATGTGATACCCACAAGTTAACTCAAACACTTGAActtaagacctgaaactgtaaaattcacagaagaaaacatgggaggTAAGTTCCTTGACACAGCTCTTGGCCATGCTGTTCTGGCAATGTccccaaaagcaacaaaagcaaaaataatcaagtggaactacatcaaactaaaaagattGTGCACAGCAAAAGAGATCACCACCAAAATGACAAGGCGACCTACTAAATGAGAGAAAACAAGTGCATAACAGTTATCTGAtgaggggctaatatccaaaatttatGAAGAACTCATAAGAGTCAatagcaaagcaaaacaaaacaaaacaacctgattaaaaaatgggcagaagatctgaagagAAACTTTCCAAAGATCTACATATAACCAATAGGTACATgagaggtgccccaaaacagcagttatcagggaaatgcaaatccaaacccgGAGCTATCACATCTGTTAGGCTAggaccaaaaacacaagaagcaacaggtgttgatgaggatatggagaaaaaggaaacttcatttactgttggtagaaatgaccactatggaaaacagtatgggggtgcctcaaaaaattaaaatagaactagtAATTCCACGTCTGAATatctatctgaagaaaatgaaatcactaaCTCAAAAGACGAACGCATCCCCGTGTTAATCACAGCACATTCATAACGCTCACATAGGgaaacaatccaagtgtccatccacgGATGCAAGAGAGATGCGGTGAGCGTATACACGAATATATATTTAACTCAACCACTAACAACAGAAATCCTGCCGTTTGTGACAACGTGTATGGATCCCAAAGGCATTAGGGtaagagaaaattcagaaaaagtcAAATACCGTATGATCTTTCTTCCATGGGCAATCTTAAAGCAAGAGCACCAAGCTCATAAACACCGAGAATGGACAGGTATTCACAAGAGGTGGGGTGTGCAAAGAAGTGGAAGAGATGgtgaattgttttttgttttagtttaaataaatcaaatgacaatttaaaaaataaataaaaagaccctATATAATCTCACCCTATGTAACACCTAATCAGGTGTTCAACACAGTCAGCCCATAACAGACACagcaggaaaatataaaaattggcCTAATATACATGTCtaatatacattttcttaaattctacatgagtggaatcatatggtatttgttttcatCTGAcagactgatttcacttagtattaCACTCCCTGGCTCCatgcatgttgttgcaaatgacaaagatttcactctttcttatgactgagtaatacaacagactattactcagccatataaTATTATGGAGTATGTTAGTATTAGGAGTATTATGGAGTATTTTAGTATTAGGAGTATTATGGAGTATTTTAGTATTAGGAGTATTTTACTCCTAGTGTCACAGTATTAATACTCCCATTAGCTATGATTAAAAAggaattagaaacaaaataaaaactgcatttattaagattagaaaatattttaagaagaaaaaaattattttgacatacaacaaatttttaaatgctatcaTATAAACCAGAGATTGGAAAAAATGACTCTAATTACATGAGAAACCCCTAGCTACATGTATATTACAAATACAGGTAAAATGGTATTACTTTCCTGACACCAAGCATTCATTGTTTTGTGAAATCGATATTCACGATGGCTCATTAAAAAATAGTACAGTGTTAACAATCAGTAAATCGAGATATCAAAACTGCATTTTGCTAgtttccaactttaaaaaaaacctaaagctttctaataaaaaatggaaaaaagtttcagaTTTTGAGTTAGAGTATTAATGTCTTGGCAgaatctggcacatagtaaattcACACTAAATGACTgttaaatactaattttaaaaaacagttaaaGGAACCAGTCCTCAATTTGTGTTGTTGCAAGGATTCTAGGACGGTTAACAGACATTAAGGAGGTATTCAGGGGAAGTGTTTTGGGTCAACTTCCCAGACAGTCTAATGTTTTCAATAGCTTCAATGACCTTAAACACTATACATCACACTTGTTCATACTCTTTGCTCCTTCTACTGCCAATACCTACTGAGCATCTAatcattttgtatttccctgaaataGAGAATTAAACAAATGACATATAAAACAACTCGAAGATATAACACAGGACATCTTAGGtgaaataaagagagaattcAATCTTCAGACAGAAATGGCACACAATGTATCAGAGAAAAAGCTCATTAAACAAAGAGAGAATTCAATCTTCAGACAGAAATGGCACACAATGTATCAGAGAAAAAGCTCATTAAACTTCAAGATAGAATACAAAATTCTTGGGCACTTGAGCAGTGAAAGAAAGCCAGCCATTCAAGGATCAAAACCAGGCTTGTTTCAAACATCCCTGCTAAGAATTAGatacaaggggaaaaaattcCTTAGGTGAAAAAAATGTGACTCAGGTTATTTTGCCCAGAATAATTTGTTTGA
It encodes:
- the LOC131818722 gene encoding LOW QUALITY PROTEIN: protein dpy-30 homolog (The sequence of the model RefSeq protein was modified relative to this genomic sequence to represent the inferred CDS: substituted 2 bases at 2 genomic stop codons); translation: MGQAENRVRRHVQASPPTPITQDTEELEQMMKGEMQVPENPHSKDCLIDSVDRIVDKEKTPTGRSSKQKAALXSLPTCTXLDQTVMPILLTGTSVLAKGRPPNPTEFLALYLFKNKAQFEDRN